One genomic window of Conger conger chromosome 7, fConCon1.1, whole genome shotgun sequence includes the following:
- the LOC133133006 gene encoding zona pellucida sperm-binding protein 3-like isoform X2, which translates to MDLLDFSLRLMAADGHSKGSSKNHFLGELLRVEASVNLASHVPLRIFIDTCIATMDPDVNSEPRYAIIKNHGCLSDAKVKGSHAQFEHRSLDEKLQITIDAFVFPEGFPESEIYITCQLKVTAASQNPDAMSKACSYVGGRWQSVDGQDSVCSCCDSTCQGSEAGVLYTRTLGLGPIGVVDKDKTG; encoded by the exons ATGGATCTCTTGGACTTCTCCCTACGACTTATGGCTG CTGACGGGCACTCTAAAGGCTCttcaaaaaatcattttttgggGGAGCTCTTGCGAGTTGAAGCCTCAGTCAACCTTGCCAGCCATGTGCCCCTGCGGATCTTTATCGACACCTGCATTGCAACTATGGATCCTGATGTGAACTCTGAACCAAGATACGCCATCATTAAAAACCATGG GTGTCTCTCTGATGCCAAGGTTAAAGGGTCCCATGCTCAGTTTGAGCACAGATCCTTGGATGAAAAGCTCCAGATTACAATTGATGCCTTTGTGTTCCCTGAGGGCTTCCCTGAGAGTGAG ATCTATATCACATGTCAACTGAAGGTGACTGCAGCCTCCCAGAACCCTGATGCCATGAGCAAAGCCTGCTCCTATGTTGGTGGACG GTGGCAGAGTGTGGATGGTCAAGACTCTGTGTGCAGCTGCTGTGATTCTACCTGCCAGGGCAGTGAAGCTG GTGTTCTATATACAAGAACTTTGGGATTGGGACCCATTGGTGTGGTTGACAAGGACAAAACTGGGTGA
- the LOC133133007 gene encoding uncharacterized protein LOC133133007, producing MENIYQDPVHTTESSYESIKLKQPGKKKHAVGPFSTQKGSQRFVIFLLSINTLLLVITLGIVGVHYSQSQADNTHLAGYDQVRPLLKQNGHWHLRDNIFYLFWHGHGDCQAAERFCSEQNATLATTHEHNRNWMITLAHGKQMWVNEGSDDSGSGLSQDEEACSCRLLEPDPLAATECEDFHSWVCERSTIQRAPEFPDFDYLNWAK from the exons ATGGAGAATATTTATCAAGACCCTGTACATACAACAGAATCTAGCTACGAGTCTATAAAGCTTAAACAACCAGGGAAGAAAAAACATGCCGTGG GACCATTTTCAACCCAGAAAGGCTCACAACGTTTTGTCATCTTCCTGCTTTCCATAAATACCCTGCTACTGGTAATCACCCTGGGGATCGTAGGAGTGCACT ATTCCCAGTCTCAAGCTG ATAATACCCATTTGGCAGGATATGACCAGGTGCGCCCTCTGCTTAAACAGAATG GCCATTGGCATTTGCGCGACAACATTTTCTATCTGTTCTGGCATGGCCATGGAGACTGTCAGGCCGCTGAAAGATTCTGCTCCGAGCAAAATGCCACTCTCGCCACTACACATGAGCACAACAGG AACTGGATGATAACACTGGCCCATGGAAAGCAGATGTGGGTGAATGAAGGGTCAGATGACTCTGGTTCTGGTTTAAGCCAG GATGAAGAGGCATGCTCCTGCAGGCTTTTGGAGCCAGATCCCCTTGCTGCCACAGAGTGTGAGGACTTTCACAGTTGGGTGTGTGAAAGATCCACCATCCAAAGAGCACCAGAATTTCCAGACTTTGACTATTTAAATTGGGCCAAGTAG
- the LOC133133006 gene encoding zona pellucida sperm-binding protein 3-like isoform X1 → MDLLDFSLRLMAGTTADGHSKGSSKNHFLGELLRVEASVNLASHVPLRIFIDTCIATMDPDVNSEPRYAIIKNHGCLSDAKVKGSHAQFEHRSLDEKLQITIDAFVFPEGFPESEIYITCQLKVTAASQNPDAMSKACSYVGGRWQSVDGQDSVCSCCDSTCQGSEAGVLYTRTLGLGPIGVVDKDKTG, encoded by the exons ATGGATCTCTTGGACTTCTCCCTACGACTTATGGCTGGTACTACAG CTGACGGGCACTCTAAAGGCTCttcaaaaaatcattttttgggGGAGCTCTTGCGAGTTGAAGCCTCAGTCAACCTTGCCAGCCATGTGCCCCTGCGGATCTTTATCGACACCTGCATTGCAACTATGGATCCTGATGTGAACTCTGAACCAAGATACGCCATCATTAAAAACCATGG GTGTCTCTCTGATGCCAAGGTTAAAGGGTCCCATGCTCAGTTTGAGCACAGATCCTTGGATGAAAAGCTCCAGATTACAATTGATGCCTTTGTGTTCCCTGAGGGCTTCCCTGAGAGTGAG ATCTATATCACATGTCAACTGAAGGTGACTGCAGCCTCCCAGAACCCTGATGCCATGAGCAAAGCCTGCTCCTATGTTGGTGGACG GTGGCAGAGTGTGGATGGTCAAGACTCTGTGTGCAGCTGCTGTGATTCTACCTGCCAGGGCAGTGAAGCTG GTGTTCTATATACAAGAACTTTGGGATTGGGACCCATTGGTGTGGTTGACAAGGACAAAACTGGGTGA